The following coding sequences are from one Spea bombifrons isolate aSpeBom1 chromosome 13, aSpeBom1.2.pri, whole genome shotgun sequence window:
- the TLK2 gene encoding serine/threonine-protein kinase tousled-like 2 isoform X2, translating into MMEELHSLDPRRQELLEARFTGVGVAKGQLNSESSNQSLCSLGSLSDKELETPEKKQNDQRNRKRKAEPFDASQGKNTPRGHKISDYFEFAGGSGPGTSPGRSVPPVARSSPQHSLSNPLPLTSQQSSPPSGTPVNLEHSCIALKQISVQHRHAQSDLTMDKISALENSKNSDLEKKEGRIDDLLRVNCDLRRQMDEQKKMLEKYKERLNRCVTMSKKLLIEKSKQEKMACRDKSMQDRLRLGHFTTVRHGASFTEQWTDGYAFQNLIKQQERINSQREEIERQRKMLAKRKPPAMGQTPPANNEQKQRKNKTNGAENEALTLAEYHEQEEIFKLRLGHLKKEEAEIQAELERLERVRNLHIRELKRIHNEDNSQFKDHPTLNDRYLLLHLLGRGGFSEVYKAFDLTEQRYVAVKIHQLNKNWRDEKKENYHKHACREYRIHKELDHPRIVKLYDYFSLDTDSFCTVLEYCEGNDLDFYLKQHKLMSEKEARSIIMQIVNALKYLNEIKPPIIHYDLKPGNILLVNGTACGEIKITDFGLSKIMDDDSYNSVDGMELTSQGAGTYWYLPPECFVVGKEPPKISNKVDVWSVGVIFYQCLYGRKPFGHNQSQQDILQENTILKATEVQFPPKPVVTPEAKAFIRRCLAYRKEDRIDVHQLASDPYLLPHIRKSVSTSGPANAAVASTSASSNNSLSN; encoded by the exons ATGATGGAAGAATTGCACAGCCTGGATCCACGGCGTCAGGAACTGTTGGAAGCTCGGTTCACGGGAGTTGGAGTAGCCAAG GGGCAGCTGAACAGTGAATCTTCTAACCAAAGTCTTTGTAGCCTGGGTTCTCTGAGCGACAAAGAACTCGAG ACTccagaaaagaaacagaatgaTCAGAGGAATCGTAAGAGGAAAGCAGAACCGTTTGATGCTAGTCAAG GGAAAAATACTCCTAGAGGACATAAAATTAGTGATTATTTTGAG TTTGCTGGGGGAAGTGGCCCGGGGACAAGCCCAGGGAGAAGCGTTCCACCAGTTGCCCGATCCTCACCCCAACATTCCTTATCGAATCCACTACCCTTAACG AGTCAGCAAAGTAGTCCTCCGTCTGGCACACCAGTAAACCTAGAGCATTCCTGCATCGCCCTTAAACAGATCTCCGTCCAGCACAGGCACGCGCAG tcCGACCTCACAATGGATAAAATATCCGCTCttgaaaacagcaaaaactctgacttggaaaaaaaagagggaaggATAGATGATTTATTAAGG GTAAACTGTGATCTTCGGCGGCAGATGGATGAGCAGAAGAAAATGCTGGAAAAATACAAAGAACGGTTAAATCGCTGTGTGACGATGAGTAAAAAGTTGCTCATTGAAAAG TCCAAGCAGGAGAAGATGGCGTGTCGGGATAAAAGCATGCAAGATCGCCTGCGATTGGGTCACTTCACTACTGTCCGGCACGGTGCCTCCTTTACAGAGCAGTGGACTGATGGTTATGCTTTCCAGAACCTTATCAA GCAACAAGAACGAATAAACTCCCAAAGGGAAGAAATAGAAAGGCAACGGAAAATGCTGGCCAAAAGAAAACCCCCGGCGATGGGACAAACGCCCCCTGCCAATAATGAGCAGAAACAACGCAAAAACAAGACGAACGGAGCAGAGAATGAGGC GTTAACATTGGCAGAGTATCATGAACAGGAAGAAATATTCAAGCTCCGGCTAGGTCACCTTAAAAAG GAAGAAGCGGAGATTCAGGCAGAACTTGAACGGCTCGAGAGAGTGAGGAATTTGCACATTAGAGAGTTGAAAAGAATACACAACGAAGATAATTCACA ATTTAAAGACCATCCAACGCTAAACGACCGTTATTTGTTGCTGCACCTTCTTGGTAGAGGAGGTTTCAGTGAAGTGTATAAG GCTTTCGACCTAACCGAACAAAGATACGTAGCTGTGAAAATACACCAGTTAAATAAGAACTGGAGggatgaaaagaaagaaaattaccATAA GCATGCCTGCAGGGAATATCGCATCCACAAGGAACTGGATCACCCCAGGATAGTCAAGCTATATGACTATTTCTCCTTAGACACAGACTC GTTTTGCACTGTGCTGGAGTACTGCGAGGGCAACGATCTGGACTTCTATCTGAAGCAGCACAAACTGATGTCTGAGAAGGAGGCGCGTTCCATCATCATGCAGATTGTGAATGCTCTGAAGTACCTGAATGAGATCAAACCTCCTATTATACACTATGACCTTAAGCCAG GTAATATTCTTTTGGTCAACGGTACCGCTTGCGGAGAGATAAAAATTACCGATTTTGGACTATCCAAAATAATGGATGACGATAGCTACAATTCAGTAGATGGTATGGAGCTTACCTCTCAAGGAGCCGGAACCTACTG GTATTTGCCTCCCGAGTGTTTTGTTGTCGGCAAAGAACCTCCTAAAATCTCAAACAAAGTGGACGTGTGGTCTGTAGGAGTCATTTTCTATCAATGTCTTTATGGGCGGAAG CCTTTTGGTCACAACCAGTCCCAGCAGGACATCTTGCAGGAGAACACCATTCTCAAAGCAACGGAGGTTCAGTTCCCTCCCAAGCCTGTCGTGACCCCAGAAGCCAAG GCTTTTATCCGCCGCTGCCTCGCCTATAGGAAGGAAGATCGAatagacgtccaccagctggcTTCCGATCCGTACCTGCTGCCGCACATCCGCAAGTCGGTTTCTACAAGCGGCCCGGCGAATGCGGCCGTAGCCTCGACGTCGGCTTCATCCAACAACAGTTTGTCAAACTGA
- the TLK2 gene encoding serine/threonine-protein kinase tousled-like 2 isoform X1 — protein sequence MMEELHSLDPRRQELLEARFTGVGVAKGQLNSESSNQSLCSLGSLSDKELEQTPEKKQNDQRNRKRKAEPFDASQGKNTPRGHKISDYFEFAGGSGPGTSPGRSVPPVARSSPQHSLSNPLPLTSQQSSPPSGTPVNLEHSCIALKQISVQHRHAQSDLTMDKISALENSKNSDLEKKEGRIDDLLRVNCDLRRQMDEQKKMLEKYKERLNRCVTMSKKLLIEKSKQEKMACRDKSMQDRLRLGHFTTVRHGASFTEQWTDGYAFQNLIKQQERINSQREEIERQRKMLAKRKPPAMGQTPPANNEQKQRKNKTNGAENEALTLAEYHEQEEIFKLRLGHLKKEEAEIQAELERLERVRNLHIRELKRIHNEDNSQFKDHPTLNDRYLLLHLLGRGGFSEVYKAFDLTEQRYVAVKIHQLNKNWRDEKKENYHKHACREYRIHKELDHPRIVKLYDYFSLDTDSFCTVLEYCEGNDLDFYLKQHKLMSEKEARSIIMQIVNALKYLNEIKPPIIHYDLKPGNILLVNGTACGEIKITDFGLSKIMDDDSYNSVDGMELTSQGAGTYWYLPPECFVVGKEPPKISNKVDVWSVGVIFYQCLYGRKPFGHNQSQQDILQENTILKATEVQFPPKPVVTPEAKAFIRRCLAYRKEDRIDVHQLASDPYLLPHIRKSVSTSGPANAAVASTSASSNNSLSN from the exons ATGATGGAAGAATTGCACAGCCTGGATCCACGGCGTCAGGAACTGTTGGAAGCTCGGTTCACGGGAGTTGGAGTAGCCAAG GGGCAGCTGAACAGTGAATCTTCTAACCAAAGTCTTTGTAGCCTGGGTTCTCTGAGCGACAAAGAACTCGAG CAGACTccagaaaagaaacagaatgaTCAGAGGAATCGTAAGAGGAAAGCAGAACCGTTTGATGCTAGTCAAG GGAAAAATACTCCTAGAGGACATAAAATTAGTGATTATTTTGAG TTTGCTGGGGGAAGTGGCCCGGGGACAAGCCCAGGGAGAAGCGTTCCACCAGTTGCCCGATCCTCACCCCAACATTCCTTATCGAATCCACTACCCTTAACG AGTCAGCAAAGTAGTCCTCCGTCTGGCACACCAGTAAACCTAGAGCATTCCTGCATCGCCCTTAAACAGATCTCCGTCCAGCACAGGCACGCGCAG tcCGACCTCACAATGGATAAAATATCCGCTCttgaaaacagcaaaaactctgacttggaaaaaaaagagggaaggATAGATGATTTATTAAGG GTAAACTGTGATCTTCGGCGGCAGATGGATGAGCAGAAGAAAATGCTGGAAAAATACAAAGAACGGTTAAATCGCTGTGTGACGATGAGTAAAAAGTTGCTCATTGAAAAG TCCAAGCAGGAGAAGATGGCGTGTCGGGATAAAAGCATGCAAGATCGCCTGCGATTGGGTCACTTCACTACTGTCCGGCACGGTGCCTCCTTTACAGAGCAGTGGACTGATGGTTATGCTTTCCAGAACCTTATCAA GCAACAAGAACGAATAAACTCCCAAAGGGAAGAAATAGAAAGGCAACGGAAAATGCTGGCCAAAAGAAAACCCCCGGCGATGGGACAAACGCCCCCTGCCAATAATGAGCAGAAACAACGCAAAAACAAGACGAACGGAGCAGAGAATGAGGC GTTAACATTGGCAGAGTATCATGAACAGGAAGAAATATTCAAGCTCCGGCTAGGTCACCTTAAAAAG GAAGAAGCGGAGATTCAGGCAGAACTTGAACGGCTCGAGAGAGTGAGGAATTTGCACATTAGAGAGTTGAAAAGAATACACAACGAAGATAATTCACA ATTTAAAGACCATCCAACGCTAAACGACCGTTATTTGTTGCTGCACCTTCTTGGTAGAGGAGGTTTCAGTGAAGTGTATAAG GCTTTCGACCTAACCGAACAAAGATACGTAGCTGTGAAAATACACCAGTTAAATAAGAACTGGAGggatgaaaagaaagaaaattaccATAA GCATGCCTGCAGGGAATATCGCATCCACAAGGAACTGGATCACCCCAGGATAGTCAAGCTATATGACTATTTCTCCTTAGACACAGACTC GTTTTGCACTGTGCTGGAGTACTGCGAGGGCAACGATCTGGACTTCTATCTGAAGCAGCACAAACTGATGTCTGAGAAGGAGGCGCGTTCCATCATCATGCAGATTGTGAATGCTCTGAAGTACCTGAATGAGATCAAACCTCCTATTATACACTATGACCTTAAGCCAG GTAATATTCTTTTGGTCAACGGTACCGCTTGCGGAGAGATAAAAATTACCGATTTTGGACTATCCAAAATAATGGATGACGATAGCTACAATTCAGTAGATGGTATGGAGCTTACCTCTCAAGGAGCCGGAACCTACTG GTATTTGCCTCCCGAGTGTTTTGTTGTCGGCAAAGAACCTCCTAAAATCTCAAACAAAGTGGACGTGTGGTCTGTAGGAGTCATTTTCTATCAATGTCTTTATGGGCGGAAG CCTTTTGGTCACAACCAGTCCCAGCAGGACATCTTGCAGGAGAACACCATTCTCAAAGCAACGGAGGTTCAGTTCCCTCCCAAGCCTGTCGTGACCCCAGAAGCCAAG GCTTTTATCCGCCGCTGCCTCGCCTATAGGAAGGAAGATCGAatagacgtccaccagctggcTTCCGATCCGTACCTGCTGCCGCACATCCGCAAGTCGGTTTCTACAAGCGGCCCGGCGAATGCGGCCGTAGCCTCGACGTCGGCTTCATCCAACAACAGTTTGTCAAACTGA
- the TLK2 gene encoding serine/threonine-protein kinase tousled-like 2 isoform X3 codes for MMEELHSLDPRRQELLEARFTGVGVAKGQLNSESSNQSLCSLGSLSDKELEQTPEKKQNDQRNRKRKAEPFDASQGKNTPRGHKISDYFESQQSSPPSGTPVNLEHSCIALKQISVQHRHAQSDLTMDKISALENSKNSDLEKKEGRIDDLLRVNCDLRRQMDEQKKMLEKYKERLNRCVTMSKKLLIEKSKQEKMACRDKSMQDRLRLGHFTTVRHGASFTEQWTDGYAFQNLIKQQERINSQREEIERQRKMLAKRKPPAMGQTPPANNEQKQRKNKTNGAENEALTLAEYHEQEEIFKLRLGHLKKEEAEIQAELERLERVRNLHIRELKRIHNEDNSQFKDHPTLNDRYLLLHLLGRGGFSEVYKAFDLTEQRYVAVKIHQLNKNWRDEKKENYHKHACREYRIHKELDHPRIVKLYDYFSLDTDSFCTVLEYCEGNDLDFYLKQHKLMSEKEARSIIMQIVNALKYLNEIKPPIIHYDLKPGNILLVNGTACGEIKITDFGLSKIMDDDSYNSVDGMELTSQGAGTYWYLPPECFVVGKEPPKISNKVDVWSVGVIFYQCLYGRKPFGHNQSQQDILQENTILKATEVQFPPKPVVTPEAKAFIRRCLAYRKEDRIDVHQLASDPYLLPHIRKSVSTSGPANAAVASTSASSNNSLSN; via the exons ATGATGGAAGAATTGCACAGCCTGGATCCACGGCGTCAGGAACTGTTGGAAGCTCGGTTCACGGGAGTTGGAGTAGCCAAG GGGCAGCTGAACAGTGAATCTTCTAACCAAAGTCTTTGTAGCCTGGGTTCTCTGAGCGACAAAGAACTCGAG CAGACTccagaaaagaaacagaatgaTCAGAGGAATCGTAAGAGGAAAGCAGAACCGTTTGATGCTAGTCAAG GGAAAAATACTCCTAGAGGACATAAAATTAGTGATTATTTTGAG AGTCAGCAAAGTAGTCCTCCGTCTGGCACACCAGTAAACCTAGAGCATTCCTGCATCGCCCTTAAACAGATCTCCGTCCAGCACAGGCACGCGCAG tcCGACCTCACAATGGATAAAATATCCGCTCttgaaaacagcaaaaactctgacttggaaaaaaaagagggaaggATAGATGATTTATTAAGG GTAAACTGTGATCTTCGGCGGCAGATGGATGAGCAGAAGAAAATGCTGGAAAAATACAAAGAACGGTTAAATCGCTGTGTGACGATGAGTAAAAAGTTGCTCATTGAAAAG TCCAAGCAGGAGAAGATGGCGTGTCGGGATAAAAGCATGCAAGATCGCCTGCGATTGGGTCACTTCACTACTGTCCGGCACGGTGCCTCCTTTACAGAGCAGTGGACTGATGGTTATGCTTTCCAGAACCTTATCAA GCAACAAGAACGAATAAACTCCCAAAGGGAAGAAATAGAAAGGCAACGGAAAATGCTGGCCAAAAGAAAACCCCCGGCGATGGGACAAACGCCCCCTGCCAATAATGAGCAGAAACAACGCAAAAACAAGACGAACGGAGCAGAGAATGAGGC GTTAACATTGGCAGAGTATCATGAACAGGAAGAAATATTCAAGCTCCGGCTAGGTCACCTTAAAAAG GAAGAAGCGGAGATTCAGGCAGAACTTGAACGGCTCGAGAGAGTGAGGAATTTGCACATTAGAGAGTTGAAAAGAATACACAACGAAGATAATTCACA ATTTAAAGACCATCCAACGCTAAACGACCGTTATTTGTTGCTGCACCTTCTTGGTAGAGGAGGTTTCAGTGAAGTGTATAAG GCTTTCGACCTAACCGAACAAAGATACGTAGCTGTGAAAATACACCAGTTAAATAAGAACTGGAGggatgaaaagaaagaaaattaccATAA GCATGCCTGCAGGGAATATCGCATCCACAAGGAACTGGATCACCCCAGGATAGTCAAGCTATATGACTATTTCTCCTTAGACACAGACTC GTTTTGCACTGTGCTGGAGTACTGCGAGGGCAACGATCTGGACTTCTATCTGAAGCAGCACAAACTGATGTCTGAGAAGGAGGCGCGTTCCATCATCATGCAGATTGTGAATGCTCTGAAGTACCTGAATGAGATCAAACCTCCTATTATACACTATGACCTTAAGCCAG GTAATATTCTTTTGGTCAACGGTACCGCTTGCGGAGAGATAAAAATTACCGATTTTGGACTATCCAAAATAATGGATGACGATAGCTACAATTCAGTAGATGGTATGGAGCTTACCTCTCAAGGAGCCGGAACCTACTG GTATTTGCCTCCCGAGTGTTTTGTTGTCGGCAAAGAACCTCCTAAAATCTCAAACAAAGTGGACGTGTGGTCTGTAGGAGTCATTTTCTATCAATGTCTTTATGGGCGGAAG CCTTTTGGTCACAACCAGTCCCAGCAGGACATCTTGCAGGAGAACACCATTCTCAAAGCAACGGAGGTTCAGTTCCCTCCCAAGCCTGTCGTGACCCCAGAAGCCAAG GCTTTTATCCGCCGCTGCCTCGCCTATAGGAAGGAAGATCGAatagacgtccaccagctggcTTCCGATCCGTACCTGCTGCCGCACATCCGCAAGTCGGTTTCTACAAGCGGCCCGGCGAATGCGGCCGTAGCCTCGACGTCGGCTTCATCCAACAACAGTTTGTCAAACTGA